A window from Lachnoanaerobaculum umeaense encodes these proteins:
- a CDS encoding GDSL-type esterase/lipase family protein, protein MKKRVVIFGDSNTWGYDAVTGGRFNEEIRWPMVAAKILGNEYRILEEGLCGRTTCLEDPFNEGLSGLTYILPCLQTHSPLDMLVVMLGTNDCKQRFSLTAANIALGMRRLVKKAMEAEVWRDNPNILVIAPGPILKECELSEVGKNMGVCSDKSYEIAKEYELIAKELGVGFFDSSKCVEMNDIDFMHLTADSHIALAKEVSVIIKNTLENKELKA, encoded by the coding sequence ATGAAAAAGAGAGTTGTTATTTTTGGAGATTCAAATACCTGGGGATATGATGCTGTAACAGGAGGTAGATTCAATGAGGAAATCAGATGGCCAATGGTGGCAGCCAAGATTCTTGGAAATGAATATAGAATACTCGAAGAGGGACTTTGTGGCAGAACTACTTGTTTAGAGGATCCTTTTAATGAGGGATTGTCAGGACTGACATATATTTTACCATGTTTACAGACGCATTCCCCTTTAGATATGCTTGTAGTAATGCTTGGTACAAATGATTGCAAACAGAGATTTTCTCTTACAGCTGCAAATATTGCACTCGGAATGAGAAGACTTGTGAAAAAGGCAATGGAAGCTGAGGTTTGGAGAGATAATCCTAATATACTTGTAATTGCACCGGGACCGATACTAAAGGAATGTGAGCTTTCAGAAGTAGGTAAAAACATGGGAGTATGTTCTGATAAATCCTATGAGATTGCAAAGGAGTATGAGCTTATAGCCAAGGAACTTGGAGTAGGATTTTTTGATTCAAGTAAATGCGTTGAAATGAACGATATTGATTTTATGCATTTGACAGCTGATTCACATATAGCACTGGCAAAAGAAGTTAGTGTAATTATAAAAAATACTTTAGAAAATAAGGAGTTGAAGGCATGA
- the proC gene encoding pyrroline-5-carboxylate reductase produces MRLGVIGFGNMGSAIAKGFVSKKAMDITNIGVFDTYDKTRENAHREGFSIYNDEIELIKHSDAVLIAVKPIHAKVLFEKIAKDIEDKLIVSIVAGLESTTIKSWIGCDKRVLRIMPNTPAIVGEGVFALDSDSNARDDEKKTLESMFSAIGLVEWVEERLFPVVTGLSGGGPAYVAMFIEALADAGVLHGLKRDVAIKMATKTVLGSAAQILETGIHPAVLKDMVCSPAGTTIEGVKALEDYSFRAGVIEAVSAATLKSKK; encoded by the coding sequence ATGAGATTAGGAGTAATAGGTTTTGGAAATATGGGTTCTGCCATTGCAAAGGGATTTGTATCAAAGAAAGCAATGGATATTACGAATATTGGAGTATTCGACACCTATGATAAGACAAGGGAAAATGCCCATAGAGAGGGATTTAGTATATATAATGATGAAATAGAGCTTATAAAGCATTCAGATGCAGTTTTAATAGCAGTAAAGCCGATACATGCTAAGGTATTGTTTGAAAAGATTGCAAAGGATATTGAGGATAAATTAATTGTATCTATTGTAGCAGGACTTGAGAGCACTACTATAAAGTCATGGATTGGATGTGACAAAAGAGTGCTTAGAATTATGCCAAATACTCCGGCAATAGTAGGCGAGGGAGTGTTTGCTTTGGACAGTGATAGCAATGCAAGAGATGATGAGAAGAAAACTTTAGAAAGTATGTTTTCAGCTATAGGTTTGGTAGAATGGGTGGAGGAAAGGCTCTTTCCAGTAGTAACAGGTCTTTCCGGAGGTGGACCGGCATATGTAGCAATGTTTATAGAAGCTTTGGCAGATGCGGGAGTTCTCCACGGATTGAAGAGAGATGTGGCAATAAAGATGGCTACTAAGACTGTACTTGGAAGTGCAGCACAGATACTTGAAACCGGAATACATCCGGCAGTATTAAAGGATATGGTATGTTCACCTGCAGGTACAACTATAGAAGGTGTAAAGGCGCTTGAGGATTATAGTTTTCGAGCAGGGGTTATTGAAGCCGTAAGTGCAGCTACATTAAAATCAAAGAAATAA
- a CDS encoding LysR family transcriptional regulator encodes MTLTQLKYAIEVANAGSINKAAGNLFITQPSLSSAIAELESEIGIKLFSRNNRGIFLTPAGNEFVGYARQVVEQFDLIEAKYISNQKLKKKFSVSMQHYTFAVSAFVNLVKQFGMDEYEFAVHETKTYDVINDVKTFKSEIGILYLNDFNKNILTKLFKDSNVIFTPLMKCSIYVYLYKKHPLANKSKIKMEELMDYPCLSFDQGEYNSFYFAEEVLSTYEYHKLIKANDRATLLNLMVGLNGYTLCSGIICEELNGDEYMAVKLDSDEKMTIGYIIRKDITMSELGKKYLEEMSKFQDKVLE; translated from the coding sequence ATGACTTTGACTCAGCTAAAATATGCTATAGAGGTTGCAAATGCCGGATCTATAAATAAGGCGGCAGGGAATCTTTTTATTACACAGCCAAGCCTTTCTTCAGCTATTGCAGAACTTGAATCAGAAATAGGTATAAAACTTTTTTCAAGAAATAATAGAGGAATATTCTTAACTCCGGCAGGAAATGAATTTGTAGGATATGCCAGACAGGTGGTAGAGCAATTTGATTTGATAGAAGCAAAGTATATATCAAATCAAAAGCTTAAAAAGAAGTTTAGTGTATCAATGCAGCATTATACATTTGCAGTCAGTGCTTTTGTAAACCTTGTAAAGCAGTTTGGTATGGATGAATATGAGTTTGCTGTACATGAGACCAAGACATATGATGTTATAAATGATGTAAAGACCTTTAAAAGCGAAATTGGTATACTATATTTAAATGATTTCAATAAAAATATTTTGACAAAACTTTTTAAAGACTCAAATGTTATATTTACTCCTCTGATGAAGTGTAGCATTTATGTATATTTATATAAGAAACATCCTTTGGCAAACAAGAGCAAAATAAAAATGGAGGAGCTTATGGATTATCCCTGCCTTTCATTTGATCAAGGAGAATATAATTCTTTTTATTTTGCAGAAGAAGTATTGTCTACATATGAATACCATAAGCTTATCAAAGCAAATGACAGGGCTACATTGCTCAATCTAATGGTGGGGTTGAATGGATATACACTTTGTTCAGGTATAATATGCGAGGAATTAAACGGAGATGAGTATATGGCTGTCAAGCTTGATTCTGATGAAAAGATGACTATAGGTTATATCATTAGAAAGGACATTACTATGAGTGAGCTTGGTAAAAAGTATTTGGAAGAGATGTCAAAGTTTCAAGATAAGGTATTGGAATAG